A genome region from Stenotrophomonas maltophilia includes the following:
- a CDS encoding methyl-accepting chemotaxis protein: MSAVVPHLRSLRARLGTLRSASPGLLRWLQPHRLSVANKLKATLWVCGLGLVAIAAVYAWTGHASAQAARSQASYQRGSDLAASLATRVAEARRLQTQYARSFDDADRNQLLVTQKALQADLQALRAMPMDAGRRKALQALTEAADAFSQGVVALFERVDEMGRGDAGLAAQLQQAADALQTQVDAQQRPSLALSLQKMRRQEALLLLDGDSTHADRASEEKLPFDLALAGLPTDVQDALRSGMEGYQIALLGYTAARVGLDVEAQSLLETAAGVAPALAAFQQAQVAALASAQARQQAGARAMSVLFALTLLLVAGVLITSLVLVLRAVRQPIQDTLRFASDIADDRLDTTLRVYNANDEIGQLAQRLVDMQQRLRARIETERAVARGNTRVRQALDSAQTGLMVIDAEGQVAYANPALLLQLERRIEELVGSDAVRLHPALGSLASVRQREEREIGHAGVRYQLIANAIIDEGQFLGVAVEWRSRALETLLETEVAALVDAAAHGDLHGRIALEGKQGFVRTLSTSINRLLATFETNLGDLQALLAALARGDLSVRMEGELQGVFARMRDDANATVAQLGRIVTRIQHATSSLDTGVGEIVAGHHDLSQRTEQQAANLEETAASMHELTDTVGRNADAAGRADALVKGAAAVAQRGGEAVGQVVATMQGISEASRRIGDITQLIDGIAFQTNILALNAAVEAARAGEQGRSFAVVAAEVRLLAQRSADAAKQIKGLIEDSVARVGQGNQQAEQAGTTMGEIVGSVQQLAELLAGIRSASQDQHAGIAQVNQTIVQMEASTQRNASLVEEAGASTAQMQAQVHALAEAVGAFRLQPEQRAARAAA; encoded by the coding sequence ATGTCGGCCGTTGTCCCCCACCTCAGGTCCCTGCGCGCGCGCCTTGGCACGTTGCGCTCGGCGTCCCCCGGCCTGCTGCGCTGGCTGCAGCCGCATCGGCTCAGCGTGGCCAACAAACTCAAGGCGACCCTGTGGGTCTGTGGGCTTGGCCTGGTCGCGATCGCTGCCGTGTACGCCTGGACCGGCCACGCCAGCGCACAGGCTGCACGCAGCCAGGCCAGCTACCAGCGCGGCAGCGATCTGGCTGCGAGCCTGGCCACGCGGGTGGCCGAAGCGCGCCGCCTGCAGACCCAGTATGCACGCAGTTTCGATGATGCCGACCGCAACCAGTTGCTGGTGACCCAGAAAGCCCTGCAGGCCGATCTGCAGGCGCTGCGTGCGATGCCGATGGATGCCGGCCGGCGCAAGGCCCTGCAGGCGCTGACCGAGGCCGCTGACGCGTTCTCGCAGGGTGTGGTAGCGCTGTTCGAACGTGTCGATGAAATGGGTCGCGGCGACGCTGGCCTTGCCGCGCAGCTGCAGCAGGCGGCCGATGCCCTGCAGACCCAGGTGGACGCCCAGCAGCGACCGTCGCTGGCGCTGTCCCTGCAGAAGATGCGCCGTCAGGAGGCGCTGTTGCTGCTCGATGGGGATTCCACGCATGCTGATCGTGCGAGCGAAGAAAAACTGCCATTCGATCTGGCGCTGGCCGGTCTGCCTACCGATGTGCAGGACGCCCTGCGCAGCGGAATGGAGGGCTACCAGATCGCGTTGCTGGGCTACACCGCCGCGCGTGTCGGGCTGGATGTGGAGGCACAGTCACTGCTGGAAACCGCCGCTGGCGTGGCACCGGCGCTGGCCGCATTCCAGCAGGCACAGGTCGCGGCGCTGGCCAGTGCACAGGCACGCCAGCAAGCCGGCGCACGCGCCATGAGCGTGCTGTTCGCACTCACGCTGCTGCTGGTTGCCGGTGTATTGATCACCAGCCTGGTGCTGGTCCTGCGCGCGGTGCGCCAGCCGATCCAGGACACCCTGCGTTTCGCCAGCGACATCGCTGACGACCGCCTGGACACCACCCTGCGCGTCTACAACGCCAACGACGAGATCGGCCAGCTGGCCCAGCGCCTGGTCGACATGCAGCAACGCCTGCGTGCGCGCATCGAGACCGAGCGGGCGGTGGCGCGCGGCAACACCCGCGTGCGCCAGGCGTTGGACAGCGCGCAGACCGGCCTGATGGTGATCGATGCGGAAGGGCAGGTCGCCTACGCCAACCCGGCACTGCTGCTGCAGCTCGAGCGCCGCATCGAAGAGCTGGTGGGCAGCGACGCGGTGCGCCTGCATCCAGCGCTGGGCAGCCTGGCCAGCGTGCGCCAGCGCGAGGAGCGCGAGATCGGCCATGCAGGGGTGCGCTACCAGCTGATTGCCAACGCCATCATCGACGAAGGCCAGTTCCTTGGCGTGGCGGTGGAATGGCGCAGCCGTGCGCTGGAAACCCTGTTGGAAACCGAAGTGGCCGCGCTGGTCGACGCCGCCGCTCACGGTGACCTGCATGGGCGCATCGCGCTGGAGGGCAAGCAGGGCTTCGTGCGCACGCTGTCGACCAGCATCAATCGCCTGCTGGCGACCTTTGAAACCAATCTCGGCGACCTGCAGGCACTGCTTGCCGCGCTCGCCCGCGGTGACCTCAGCGTGCGCATGGAGGGTGAACTGCAGGGGGTGTTCGCGCGCATGCGCGACGATGCCAATGCCACCGTCGCTCAGCTCGGCCGCATCGTCACCCGCATCCAGCACGCCACCTCCAGCCTCGACACCGGTGTTGGCGAGATCGTTGCCGGTCATCACGACCTCTCGCAGCGCACCGAACAACAAGCGGCCAACCTGGAAGAAACGGCCGCATCGATGCATGAGCTGACCGACACCGTTGGCCGCAATGCAGATGCCGCAGGGCGTGCCGACGCGCTGGTCAAGGGTGCCGCAGCGGTGGCACAGCGCGGCGGTGAGGCGGTGGGCCAGGTGGTGGCGACCATGCAGGGCATCAGCGAGGCGTCGCGCCGGATCGGTGATATCACCCAGCTGATTGATGGCATCGCTTTCCAGACCAACATCCTTGCGCTCAATGCGGCCGTGGAGGCGGCACGTGCGGGCGAGCAGGGCCGCAGCTTTGCCGTGGTGGCGGCAGAAGTACGCCTGCTGGCCCAGCGCAGTGCCGATGCGGCGAAGCAGATCAAGGGATTGATCGAGGATTCGGTGGCGCGGGTCGGGCAAGGCAACCAGCAGGCCGAGCAGGCGGGCACCACCATGGGCGAGATCGTTGGCAGCGTGCAGCAGCTGGCCGAGCTGCTGGCCGGTATCCGCAGTGCATCGCAGGACCAGCATGCCGGCATCGCGCAGGTGAACCAGACCATCGTGCAGATGGAAGCCAGCACCCAGCGCAACGCCAGCCTGGTGGAAGAAGCCGGTGCCTCCACCGCGCAGATGCAGGCGCAGGTACACGCGCTGGCCGAAGCGGTGGGCGCGTTCCGGCTGCAGCCGGAACAGCGGGCGGCACGCG